TCATGTGTATCAGAGATTATCCCGATCTTCATATTACCCCCGGTCAGGTTTAAGTGTATTTTAACGCAAACATGGTCATTGCCGCCAGATGGAGAGCCCGGCACGAGGTTTGCGGGTTCACTAAGATCAGAGGAGATGTTTCAGGAGGAAGAAGCCACCAATCAGGAGGATGAGAAAAAGGTATGTCAGGAGGTTGAAGTACCTGTCGATAAAATTTCTTATGTGTTCTCCAAATAGATAGATCAGGCCGCCGATAAGAAAGAACCTTGCACCCCTGCTCAGGGCCGAGGCTATGACAAAGACCATGAAGTCCACCCTGAAGAAGCCTGCCGAGATTGTGAAGACCTTGTACGGGATGGGGGTAAACCCGGCCACGGTGATCGCCCATGCCTCATACTCCAGAAAGTATCGGCGTACCTGGTTGAAGGTTTCAACGCTTATGTAATGAAAAAGGACCTCCTTGCCGAACGCCCAGAAGTTCATGCCGATGAAGAAGCCTAAGATACCACCCAAAACCGAACCAACGGTGCAGATGAATGAAAAATAAAATGCACGTTTGTTGCGGGAAAGGGCCAGAACAATCAGGAGGACATCGGGGGGGACGGGGAAAAAGGATGCCTCAGCGAAAGACAGCATAAAGAGGGCCGGGACTCCATAGGGGGTGTCAGCCCAGTGAAGAACCCAATTGTAGAGTCGTCTGAGGAACCTCACTTCCCTGCCTGTAACCGGATTGACTCTTCCATAAGGTGAGGATAAACGAAGTAGTGCTTTTCTGTCAATCCGC
This portion of the bacterium BMS3Abin08 genome encodes:
- a CDS encoding SNARE associated Golgi protein, with translation MRIDRKALLRLSSPYGRVNPVTGREVRFLRRLYNWVLHWADTPYGVPALFMLSFAEASFFPVPPDVLLIVLALSRNKRAFYFSFICTVGSVLGGILGFFIGMNFWAFGKEVLFHYISVETFNQVRRYFLEYEAWAITVAGFTPIPYKVFTISAGFFRVDFMVFVIASALSRGARFFLIGGLIYLFGEHIRNFIDRYFNLLTYLFLILLIGGFFLLKHLL